One segment of Neodiprion fabricii isolate iyNeoFabr1 chromosome 1, iyNeoFabr1.1, whole genome shotgun sequence DNA contains the following:
- the LOC124187886 gene encoding putative uncharacterized protein DDB_G0286901, giving the protein MAPTIKRTPVKTRSRITNKPRRSEPDISKAGNSQIRNNTGEMEGELERLKEEMASFAGLRNTIEQLQAQQATNAQLANEVALLKLQNEQQRQALQQIQNPVQQPVTNNDQISLKEAKYLLPKLDQFEINYTIIQQLPYKIRDTLATVNMADTKIIEQALSQLDVNYEERNNNKHKYQNQSNNNQVNNVNNMQIQHKQQQQINNTSRQQNYPNAANNFYQNPQFGTNLSPWQYQPQVQASTSNQMNLPNVNYPPPYFSGTNNQIQSLQTQMQTNTNNLQTSPNRNLN; this is encoded by the exons ATGGCACCAACGATTAAAAGAACACCTGTTAAAACTAGGTCAAGGATCACAAATAAACCAAGGAGGTCAGAACCTGACATATCAAAAGCAGGCAATAGTcaaatacgaaataatacaGGCGAGATGGAGGGAGAACTGGAGCGTTTGAAGGAGGAAATGGCGAGTTTCGCGGGTTTACGAAATACGATTGAACAGCTACAGGCACAACAAGCAACTAACGCACAGCTGGCAAACGAAGTCGCATTGTTGAAGCTCCAGAACGAACAACAAAGACAGGCTCTTCAACAGATACAGAATCCAGTTCAACAACCAGTTACCAATAACGATCAAATATCG cttAAGGAAGCAAAATACCTATTACCGAAACTAGACCAGTTCGAAATAAACTATACCATTATCCAACAATTACCATATAAAATTCGTGATACTCTAGCAACTGTGAATATGGCGGatacaaaaataatagaaCAAGCTTTATCGCAATTAGATGTAAATtatgaagaaagaaacaataataaacacaaatatcaaaatcaaagtAACAACAATCAAGTGAATAATGTAAACAACATGCAAATTCAACATAAACAACAGCAACAGATAAATAATACAAGTAGGCAACAAAATTATCCAAATGCTGCAAACAACTTTTATCAAAATCCTCAATTTGGTACAAACTTATCACCATGGCAATATCAACCGCAAGTTCAAGCATCAACAAGCAACCAAATGAATTTACCAAACGTCAATTATCCACCACCTTATTTCTCAGGAACCAATAATCAGATACAGTCATTACAAACTCAAATGCAAACTAACACCAATAATTTACAAACCAGTCCAAATAGAAATTTAAACTAA